Genomic segment of Vibrio celticus:
CCTGTTTGGGATGAGAATGGAAACATTAAAAAGGGCTGTGAAAGTCAACCAAAACAGTGGCTAAAGAAGCTTTTTCAGTGGTAAAGTCATAACAGAAAAGAATGACAAGGATAGTTTAAAGAATGATTTCTCGTTGGATAGTGAGCGGCTTAGGTATTGTGGGCACTGTAATCAGTTTTCAGCTGTTTGCATCTACCGCGACACAGGTTGATCAATCTCAGCAAGCTGAACAAGCTCATAAAAGGCCAACCGTTGCTGTCGTTCTTGCTGGTGGTGGTGCCAAAGGTGCAGCTCACATTGGTGTACTTAAAGCCTTAGAAGAGATGCAAATCCCGGTGGATTATATTACCGGTACTAGTATGGGCTCATACGTTGGTGGTCTTTATGCGACAGGGATGAGCGCAGACGAGATCGAGAGCTTTATTTATACGGTTGATTGGAATCGTGGTTATCGTGATCGCGTTAACCGTAGTGATCGCCGAGTGCGTGACAAAGAGTATGAAGACCGCTACCAACTGAACACCGATCTCGGTTTAGGTTGGGGCGAAATCAAAGCTAGGAAAGGGGTGGTGCAAGGCCAGAATATGTTGCGTATTCTACGTGAGACCACAGGTAACCTCTCTCCACTCGACTCTTTTGACCATCTTGCTATTCCCTACCGTTCAGTCGCAACTGACATCATCGAACTTGAAGAGGTTGTCATCGATCATGGCCACCTTGTTGATGCCATGATGGCGAGTATGTCAGTACCCGGCGCGCTTCCCCCTTATTCCCTAGATGGTCGAATGCTGGTTGATGGTGGTGTCACCAATAACATGCCCATCGACGTTGCCAGAGCGATGGGCGCGGACATTGTCATTGCGGTGGATATCAGTACCAACTACAAAGGCAAAGATGATTTCACGAATTTTCTAGCTGCAGCTGACCAACTCTCTAATTATCTTGTTCAACGCAGCACCCAAGAGCAAGCTGAAACTCTAACAGACGATGATGTCTTCCTGCGCCCAGATGTTGGGGAAATGGAGACGACAGAATTTGATAAAATGCCATCGGCTTTCCTCGCGGGCTATGAAGCCGCTAAGCAGCATACTGATGAACTTTCTAAGCTATCGCTCTCAAATGCCGATTATCAGCATTATATCGAGGACAAGCAAAAAGCACGCAGACAGCTAAAACACGGCGATCAGACCGTCGTTGACCGAGTTGTTATCAATAACAATACCCACTATTCCGATAAGCTGATCGAAAACCGTTTAAACCTTGATTCAGGAGAGGTTCTGAAGACCAGTGAAATTGAATCTAAAGTACAAGACCTCTATGCGCTAGATAGATTCGAGTTGGTGACTTATGAATTTGACACTGTAGATGGCGAGGAACAACTGCAGGTTGATGTGAACGAAAAGTCTTGGGGGCCAAACTACCTCAACTTTCGTTTCTTTCTTGAGGATGATTTCTCTACTACAAGCCAATACTCGCTCGGTGTCTCAGCCAACTTTACTGATATTAATAAGCATGGTGCAGAGCTAAGAACCAATATCGAGATGGGAACGGACAAACGAATTGAAGCGGAACTTTACTCGCCATTCTTTTCGAGTCAAAAGCTGTTTACTTCGGCATCGGTTGTTTACAGCAAAGAGAACAGAAACCTACCCGCAGATATTGATGATATTGAAGAACCGACACTGGACGTAACGAAAGATTATCTCCCTATGACGTATAGTGAATATGTCGGTGAATTGGCATTAGGCTATCAACCAACCTTGTGGCAGGAGCTGAAATTTGGTGTTCGTTATACTGATGGGGATGTTGAGGTTTCTTCGTTACCTTCATTGGGCAGTGGTGGCTACAAGCGTATTGGTGGCTTCATGGGTTACCGACTGGATACTTTGGATAATTTCAGCTTACCGACCAAGGGTTACTTTGTCGATTTAGAGTACCTCGTTTCTCATGATGATTTTGATAATGACAGCTCTCTTGGTGAATCGGATTTAACGTCTGAGAGTGATACGGTTTATGAGTTTTCGGCCAATTTCATGGCAGCAAAGAGTATTGAGAAGCATACTTTAGTCGCAAAGCTTGATTACGGCATTGTAGAAAGTAAAAACTCTGTTTTTCCAATCGCTCCCAAAGAGCTAGGAGGGTTCCTCAATCTATCCGGTATTCCAAGGAATAGCTTGATCGGTCAAAACTTAGCATACACCAGTTTGATTTATCGCTATAAGTGGTTTGAAAATGACTTCGGTCTCTTTAAATCACCATTCTACGTGGGGGCATCCATTGAACATGGTGGTGTTTGGTCGAACAATGATTTGAGTATTGATGAAGCGCCAATGTACACCGCGGGTTCTGTTTTCGCAGGTGTCGATTCACCCATCGGGCCAATCATTTTAGCTTATGGCCGAACCGAAGATAACTTCGATTCGGTGTATCTGATTGTAGGTACGTCCTACAAATAATCATGCGCAGAGTCGCCATTTAAGTGCGTAATTAGGCAAAAATAGTGGGACTTTCGTCTTAACTTGCTATGTTGGTCAAAATGATAAGATTTTAATTTAACGTTAAATTTGCTATTCTACCGCCCACAGTTTGGCCTCTATGACGCCGCTCATCAATACAAATTGAATGACAAAAATGGCAATGGAGAGCCAAGTTTCCAAGGAT
This window contains:
- a CDS encoding patatin-like phospholipase family protein is translated as MISRWIVSGLGIVGTVISFQLFASTATQVDQSQQAEQAHKRPTVAVVLAGGGAKGAAHIGVLKALEEMQIPVDYITGTSMGSYVGGLYATGMSADEIESFIYTVDWNRGYRDRVNRSDRRVRDKEYEDRYQLNTDLGLGWGEIKARKGVVQGQNMLRILRETTGNLSPLDSFDHLAIPYRSVATDIIELEEVVIDHGHLVDAMMASMSVPGALPPYSLDGRMLVDGGVTNNMPIDVARAMGADIVIAVDISTNYKGKDDFTNFLAAADQLSNYLVQRSTQEQAETLTDDDVFLRPDVGEMETTEFDKMPSAFLAGYEAAKQHTDELSKLSLSNADYQHYIEDKQKARRQLKHGDQTVVDRVVINNNTHYSDKLIENRLNLDSGEVLKTSEIESKVQDLYALDRFELVTYEFDTVDGEEQLQVDVNEKSWGPNYLNFRFFLEDDFSTTSQYSLGVSANFTDINKHGAELRTNIEMGTDKRIEAELYSPFFSSQKLFTSASVVYSKENRNLPADIDDIEEPTLDVTKDYLPMTYSEYVGELALGYQPTLWQELKFGVRYTDGDVEVSSLPSLGSGGYKRIGGFMGYRLDTLDNFSLPTKGYFVDLEYLVSHDDFDNDSSLGESDLTSESDTVYEFSANFMAAKSIEKHTLVAKLDYGIVESKNSVFPIAPKELGGFLNLSGIPRNSLIGQNLAYTSLIYRYKWFENDFGLFKSPFYVGASIEHGGVWSNNDLSIDEAPMYTAGSVFAGVDSPIGPIILAYGRTEDNFDSVYLIVGTSYK